From Pagrus major chromosome 2, Pma_NU_1.0, one genomic window encodes:
- the mpzl3 gene encoding myelin protein zero-like protein 3: MPVNPFSHVKMRRPRRETTALNVVLLLYLFSFLAPSPVSSIKVNTPAELHGSKGEAVTLSCTFTSTSRPTSKMTVDWSYRPQSGGPPQTFFHFSSRAFPPLDGQFTGRIQWQGSPARGDASISLINATLNDNGTYICSVRNPPDVHGSPTSHTVLTVTPKAPSIRFSDVAVLLAFILLPSAIITLILIGRMLCPKKRRSQSKAYRSPIEVTEGEEYGIHPPGDKVKRASCCDLCLMDTDDEEEYYNVEKRPPVDEGYAESQC, encoded by the exons ATGCCAGTGAACCCGTTTTCACACGTTAAAATGCGTCGACCGCGCCGCGAGACTACCGCTCTGAACGTCGTCCTGCTGCTGTATTTGTTCAGCTTTCTCG CCCCTTCCCCAGTCTCCTCCATCAAAGTGAATACTCCAGCAGAGCTCCATGGATCTAAAGGGGAGGCTGTCACATTGTCCTGCACTTTCACTTCCACCAGTAGGCCCACCAGTAAGATGACTGTGGACTGGTCTTATAGGCCCCAGAGTGGAGGGCCACCACAGACA TTTTTCCACTTCTCCTCACGGGCGTTCCCTCCGCTTGACGGTCAGTTTACCGGTCGCATCCAGTGGCAGGGAAGCCCAGCACGTGGGGACGCCTCCATCTCTCTGATCAACGCCACACTGAACGATAATGGGACCTACATCTGCTCCGTCAGAAACCCTCCTGATGTCCATGGGTCCCCGACttcacacactgtactcacTGTCACGCCAAAGG CGCCCAGCATCCGCTTCTCTGATGTTGCGGTCCTCCTTGCTTtcatcctcctcccctctgctaTCATCACCCTCATTCTGATTGGACGGATGCTCTGTCCCAAGAAACGACGCAGCCAATCGAAGGCCTACAGATCGCCCATAGAGGTCACAGAGGG CGAGGAGTATGGCATCCACCCACCAGGGGACAAAGTAAAGAGGGCCTCATGCTGTGACCTATGTCTGATG GACAcggatgatgaagaggagtatTACAACGTAGAAAAGAGGCCTCCTGTGGATGAAGGCTATGCTGAGTCTCAGTGCTAG
- the LOC141015165 gene encoding myelin protein zero-like protein 2: MCVKGFCFLTVLCGLAASGVLQVSGMRIYTHGNVEAVNGTDVRLKCTFESSAPINPNSIVISWSFRPLKPGREESVFHYQQRPYPPVDGIFRKRVSWAGDVMGRDASIILQQVKFTYNGTYICQVKNPPDVHGAVGEIRLRVVTTASFSDLLYLAFAILGGVLIVVFLLVIIWSCRRCKKRREGQLEENVEAPRKERKDPTACHPSRAVHLYISQTSIEIDSSDGMISEASTKDPSSSEEEGPSSDDDDGGDDSD; encoded by the exons GCGTGCTGCAGGTGAGCGGGATGCGTATATATACACATGGTAATGTGGAGGCAGTCAACGGGACGGATGTTCGTCTGAAGTGCACATTCGAGAGTTCCGCTCCCATCAACCCCAACTCAATCGTCATCTCCTGGAGCTTCAGACCCCTCAAACCAGGCCGAGAAGAGtcg GTGTTCCACTACCAGCAGCGACCGTATCCTCCTGTTGATGGCATTTTCAGGAAGCGCGTCTCTTGGGCCGGTGACGTCATGGGCCGTGACGCCTCCATCATACTTCAACAGGTCAAGTTCACCTACAACGGCACTTACATCTGCCAGGTCAAGAATCCGCCGGACGTTCACGGCGCAGTTGGGGAGATTCGACTCCGTGTGGTCACGACAG CCTCTTTCTCCGATCTTCTCTATCTGGCGTTTGCCATCCTGGGCGGTGTACTCATTGTGGTCTTCCTCCTCGTCATCATTTGGTCGTGCAGGCGTTgcaagaagaggagagagggacagcTGGAAGAGAACGTGGAGGCTCCccgcaaagaaagaaaagacccCACCGCGTG ccaCCCATCGAGGGCCGTCCACCTCTACATATCACAGACGTCCATAGAGATTGACAGTTCAGACGGCATGATCTCAGAGGCCAGCACCAAAGACCCGAGCTCCTCAGAGGAGGAGGGCCCGAGCTCAGACGACGACGACGGGGGTGATGACTCTGACTGA